One Halomonas sp. M4R1S46 genomic window carries:
- a CDS encoding HlyU family transcriptional regulator: MFKKLLSGLFGQGVAKAGAAEGEPVAYKGYLIVPQAEDMGGQFRVSGWIRKPRGDDGEMLEHRFERSDVVPGREACDSLMVSKAERLIDEMGDALFDEG, translated from the coding sequence ATGTTCAAGAAGCTGCTATCCGGCCTGTTCGGCCAGGGCGTGGCCAAGGCCGGCGCCGCCGAGGGTGAGCCGGTGGCCTACAAGGGCTATCTGATCGTTCCCCAGGCCGAGGACATGGGCGGCCAGTTCCGCGTCAGTGGCTGGATCCGCAAGCCCCGGGGCGACGACGGCGAGATGCTCGAGCACCGCTTCGAGCGCTCCGACGTGGTCCCCGGCCGCGAGGCCTGCGATAGCCTGATGGTCAGCAAGGCGGAGCGGCTCATCGACGAGATGGGCGACGCCCTCTTCGACGAGGGCTGA
- the rnt gene encoding ribonuclease T — MSEVVARELMAQRFRSFLPVVVDLETGGFNPQRDALLEIAAVTLTMDPEGNLMPDATYACHVAPFEGANIEQSALDFTGIRLDDPLRQQVAVSETEALGEVFRPVRKAIKANGCTRAVLVGHNAAFDHGFLNAAVERCGIKRNPFHPFSSFDTASLAGLVYGQTVLARACRAAGIEFDNTSAHSARYDTERTAELFCAMVNRYKDLGGWQLAQREQGIEEP, encoded by the coding sequence ATGAGCGAGGTGGTCGCCCGCGAACTCATGGCACAGCGATTCCGCAGCTTCCTGCCCGTGGTGGTGGACCTGGAGACCGGCGGCTTCAATCCCCAGCGCGACGCCCTGCTGGAGATCGCCGCCGTGACCCTGACCATGGATCCCGAAGGCAACCTCATGCCGGATGCGACCTATGCCTGCCATGTCGCGCCCTTCGAGGGGGCCAACATCGAGCAGTCGGCGCTGGACTTCACCGGCATCCGCCTCGACGATCCCCTGCGTCAGCAGGTGGCGGTCAGCGAGACCGAGGCGCTGGGCGAGGTGTTCCGTCCGGTGCGCAAGGCGATCAAGGCCAACGGCTGCACGCGGGCGGTGCTGGTGGGCCACAACGCCGCCTTCGACCACGGCTTCCTGAATGCCGCGGTGGAGCGCTGCGGCATCAAGCGCAACCCCTTCCATCCCTTCTCGAGCTTCGACACCGCCTCGCTCGCCGGCCTGGTCTACGGCCAGACCGTGCTGGCCCGCGCCTGCCGGGCCGCGGGCATCGAGTTCGACAACACCTCGGCCCACTCGGCCCGCTACGACACCGAGCGTACCGCCGAGCTGTTCTGTGCCATGGTCAACCGCTACAAGGACCTCGGCGGCTGGCAACTGGCGCAGCGCGAGCAGGGCATCGAAGAGCCGTAA
- a CDS encoding DUF294 nucleotidyltransferase-like domain-containing protein — MRLLHRASPWRALLAGQAGPLDDRLTELLAPLRDSLVRLGPEPTLAASRAWQAELVDALSRLELPAWRIAQLISDHNDGLYRHAIELALNEMRGQGWGEPPVAFCVLTLGSAARHESLLGPDQDNAMLIADYPDARHGEIDGFFQSLGERFTARLDAAGIPLCPGHVMARWPMWRKRLGEWDAQLALWTAERRVKRVQQANILLDFHPVHGATALAEALADSVARHVPRASLFLDEMAALLDESPVALDRFGRLAGGGKEAPHDGAVDLKHGGLMPLVGAVRLLALRHGLRAVATRDRLAALVTEGVLAAGEAAELMRSMARLQALLLEAQRGARREGRVVDGWVGLDGLGEDQRLMLRHDLGVIRRLVRRAQASS, encoded by the coding sequence ATGCGCCTGCTCCACCGTGCCTCGCCCTGGCGGGCCCTGCTTGCCGGCCAGGCGGGGCCGCTCGATGACCGCCTGACCGAATTGCTGGCCCCGCTGCGTGACTCGCTGGTGCGGCTGGGACCCGAACCCACGCTTGCCGCGTCCCGTGCCTGGCAAGCCGAGCTGGTGGATGCCCTGTCCCGGCTGGAGCTGCCCGCCTGGCGGATCGCCCAGCTGATCAGCGACCACAACGATGGCCTCTATCGCCACGCCATCGAACTCGCCCTCAACGAGATGCGCGGCCAGGGCTGGGGGGAGCCCCCGGTGGCCTTCTGCGTCCTGACCCTAGGCTCGGCGGCGCGCCACGAGAGCCTGCTGGGGCCCGACCAGGACAACGCCATGCTGATCGCCGACTATCCGGATGCCCGCCATGGCGAGATCGATGGCTTCTTCCAGTCCCTCGGTGAGCGCTTCACCGCGCGGCTCGATGCCGCGGGGATCCCGCTGTGCCCGGGGCACGTGATGGCTCGCTGGCCGATGTGGCGCAAGCGCCTGGGGGAGTGGGATGCCCAGCTGGCCCTCTGGACCGCCGAGCGCCGGGTCAAGCGGGTGCAGCAGGCCAATATCCTGCTCGACTTCCATCCGGTCCATGGCGCGACGGCCCTGGCCGAGGCGCTGGCCGACAGCGTCGCCCGCCACGTGCCGAGGGCGTCGTTGTTCCTCGACGAGATGGCCGCGCTGCTCGACGAGTCACCGGTGGCGCTGGACCGCTTCGGGCGGTTGGCCGGCGGCGGCAAGGAGGCGCCCCACGACGGCGCCGTGGACCTGAAGCACGGCGGGCTGATGCCGCTGGTGGGGGCCGTGCGGCTGCTGGCGCTGCGCCATGGCCTGCGGGCCGTGGCGACGCGCGATCGCCTCGCCGCCCTGGTCACCGAGGGCGTGCTCGCCGCCGGTGAGGCCGCCGAGCTGATGCGCTCCATGGCGCGTCTCCAGGCGCTGCTGCTGGAGGCCCAGCGCGGGGCGCGCCGGGAGGGACGCGTGGTGGATGGCTGGGTGGGCCTCGACGGCCTCGGCGAGGACCAGCGGCTGATGCTGCGTCACGACCTGGGCGTCATTCGCCGGCTGGTACGGCGGGCGCAGGCGTCGTCTTAG
- a CDS encoding argininosuccinate synthase translates to MSDVKKVVLAYSGGLDTSVIVKWLQETYDCEVVTFTADIGQGEEVEPARAKAEALGVKEIYIEDLREEFVRDYVYPMFRANTIYEGEYLLGTSIARPLIAKRLIEIANQTGADAISHGATGKGNDQVRFELGAYALKPGVKVIAPWREWDLNSREKLMAYCQQHDIPVDFTGQKKKSPYSMDANLLHISYEGGILEDPWAEAEEDMWRWSVAPEAAPDTPTYIELTFDKGDIVAIDGMPMKPHEVLSRLNKLGGDNGIGRLDIVENRYVGMKSRGCYETPGGTIMLRAHRAIESITLDREEAHLKDELMPKYAEVIYNGYWWSPERRMLQAAIDETQKNVSGVVRMKLYKGSATVAGRKSDASLFDESIATFEDDAGAYDQKDAEGFIKLNALRLRIAAGKGRQQD, encoded by the coding sequence ATGTCCGATGTCAAGAAGGTCGTGCTCGCCTATTCCGGCGGCCTGGACACATCCGTCATCGTCAAATGGTTGCAGGAAACCTACGACTGCGAAGTGGTGACCTTCACCGCCGACATCGGCCAGGGTGAGGAAGTCGAGCCGGCACGGGCCAAGGCCGAGGCCCTGGGCGTCAAGGAAATCTACATCGAGGACCTGCGCGAGGAGTTCGTGCGCGACTACGTCTACCCGATGTTCCGCGCCAACACCATCTACGAGGGCGAGTACCTGCTCGGTACCTCCATCGCGCGCCCGCTGATCGCCAAGCGGCTGATCGAGATCGCCAACCAGACCGGTGCCGACGCCATCTCCCACGGGGCCACCGGCAAGGGCAACGACCAGGTGCGCTTCGAGCTCGGCGCCTACGCGCTGAAGCCGGGGGTCAAGGTGATCGCGCCGTGGCGGGAGTGGGACCTCAACTCCCGCGAGAAGCTGATGGCCTACTGCCAGCAGCACGACATCCCGGTGGACTTCACCGGCCAGAAAAAGAAATCGCCGTACTCCATGGACGCCAACCTCCTGCACATCTCCTACGAGGGCGGCATCCTCGAGGATCCCTGGGCCGAGGCCGAGGAAGACATGTGGCGCTGGAGCGTGGCACCGGAGGCCGCCCCGGACACCCCCACCTACATCGAGCTGACCTTCGACAAGGGCGATATCGTGGCCATCGATGGCATGCCGATGAAGCCCCACGAGGTGCTCTCCCGGCTCAACAAGCTGGGCGGCGACAACGGCATCGGCCGCCTCGACATCGTCGAGAACCGCTACGTGGGCATGAAGTCCCGCGGCTGCTACGAGACCCCGGGGGGCACCATCATGCTGCGTGCCCATCGCGCCATCGAGTCGATCACCCTCGACCGCGAGGAGGCCCATCTCAAGGATGAGCTGATGCCCAAGTACGCCGAGGTGATCTACAACGGCTACTGGTGGAGCCCGGAGCGCCGCATGCTGCAGGCCGCCATCGACGAGACCCAGAAGAACGTCTCCGGCGTGGTGCGCATGAAGCTCTACAAGGGCAGCGCCACCGTGGCGGGCCGCAAGTCCGACGCCTCGCTGTTCGACGAGTCCATCGCCACCTTCGAGGACGACGCCGGCGCCTACGACCAGAAGGATGCCGAGGGCTTCATCAAGCTCAACGCCCTGCGCCTGCGGATTGCCGCTGGCAAAGGCCGCCAGCAGGACTGA
- a CDS encoding Grx4 family monothiol glutaredoxin — MSTTVENIQRQISENPILIYMKGTPQLPQCGFSAQTVQALMACGERFAFVNVLDNPDIRAELPKVANWPTFPQLWVEGELVGGCDIVVEMYQNGELEPLIKDTAAKHQDDQAEG; from the coding sequence ATGAGTACCACCGTCGAGAACATCCAGCGCCAGATCAGCGAGAACCCGATCCTGATCTACATGAAGGGTACCCCCCAGCTGCCCCAGTGCGGCTTCTCCGCCCAGACCGTCCAGGCCCTGATGGCCTGCGGCGAGCGCTTCGCCTTCGTCAACGTGCTGGACAATCCGGATATCCGCGCCGAGCTGCCCAAGGTGGCCAACTGGCCGACCTTCCCGCAGCTGTGGGTCGAGGGCGAGCTGGTCGGTGGCTGCGACATCGTCGTCGAGATGTACCAGAACGGCGAGCTGGAGCCCCTGATCAAGGACACCGCCGCCAAGCACCAGGACGATCAGGCGGAAGGCTGA
- the argF gene encoding ornithine carbamoyltransferase — protein sequence MATRHFLTLLDLSPDELRHLIQRGIAIKNGLKTHGPTYTPFANRTLAMIFEKSSTRTRVSFETAMAQFGGHALFLSPRDTQLGRGEPIGDTARVLAEMVDAVMIRTFSHQGLETYAAASEVPVINALTDDYHPCQLLADVMTWTELRGSVRGRTAVWIGDGNNMCHSWINAARQFDFQLRICCPEGYEPRQDILDAAGDRVTVLHDPRQAVVDVDLVTTDVWASMGQEEEQARREADFAGFQVSEALLDRAADDVLFLHCLPAHRGEEISETLLDDPRAVVWQEAGNRLHAQKALLEFLLLGRVDG from the coding sequence ATGGCGACCCGCCATTTCTTGACCCTGCTCGACCTGAGTCCGGATGAACTGCGCCACCTGATCCAGCGAGGCATCGCGATCAAGAACGGCCTGAAGACCCATGGCCCGACCTATACGCCGTTCGCCAACCGCACCCTGGCGATGATCTTCGAGAAGTCCTCGACGCGCACCCGGGTCTCCTTCGAGACCGCCATGGCGCAGTTCGGCGGCCATGCGCTCTTCCTGTCGCCCCGCGACACCCAGCTCGGTCGCGGCGAGCCCATCGGCGACACCGCCCGGGTGCTCGCCGAGATGGTCGACGCGGTGATGATCCGCACCTTCTCCCACCAGGGCCTGGAGACCTATGCGGCCGCCAGCGAGGTCCCGGTGATCAACGCCCTCACCGATGACTACCACCCCTGCCAGCTGCTCGCCGACGTCATGACCTGGACCGAACTGCGCGGCAGCGTGCGGGGCCGCACCGCCGTCTGGATCGGCGACGGTAACAACATGTGCCACTCCTGGATCAACGCGGCGCGCCAGTTCGATTTCCAGCTGCGCATCTGCTGCCCCGAGGGCTACGAGCCGCGCCAGGATATCCTCGACGCCGCCGGCGACCGGGTGACCGTGCTGCACGATCCCCGGCAGGCGGTGGTCGATGTCGACCTGGTGACCACCGATGTCTGGGCCTCCATGGGCCAGGAGGAGGAGCAGGCCAGGCGCGAGGCCGACTTCGCCGGCTTCCAGGTCAGCGAGGCGCTGCTCGACCGTGCCGCCGACGACGTGCTCTTCCTGCATTGCCTGCCGGCCCACCGCGGCGAGGAGATCAGCGAGACCCTGCTCGACGACCCGCGCGCCGTGGTCTGGCAGGAGGCCGGCAACCGGCTGCATGCCCAGAAGGCGCTGCTGGAGTTCCTGCTGCTGGGCCGCGTGGACGGCTGA